CGCGGGATCCGGCTGGGCGGGAGTTTCTTGGGCAAACAGAGCGGGCGCGCCGGCGAGCAAACAGCCGGCGGTGAAGATGAATGGACGAATAAAAGACTTCATTTGGCAGGTTCCTGGGAAAGGTTTTTCTCGAGTGCGGTGATGACGGCGGCAGCGCCTCCTTTTTGGAAGATCGGGTCGAGCTGGGAGCGCCAGTTGGCGATCATGCTCACTCCTTCGATGATCACATCATAAATGCGCCAGCTGTCACCGGCTTGCTCGACGCGATAAGTCACCGCGTATTTTTTACCCGCATAATCGATGGTGGTGGGCAATTCGCGCAACGCAGGGCGCGCCGGATCGGGAACGATCGCCTTCGAATAGGTGATGCCGGGACGCTCGCCAGCTTCGAACCGGTTCGCGTAGGTGCGGATGACCAGATCGGTGAACAGGTGCGTGGCGGTCGTTTTCTGTTCGGCGCTGAACTGGCGCCAGCCCGGTCCGATCGCACGGCGCGTGATCGTCTCGAAGTTGAAATATTTCTCCAGCACCGGACGCACGCGCTCGGCCAACGGTGCGGCGGAGGCCTGCTTGTCGTAAGCGATGGCCATCACTTCATCGACTGCGGTGTTCAACATCTCCGCGGCCTCGGCGGCACGGGCCTGCGGCAATGAAACGAGCGAGACGGCGACAACGGTCGCGAACGAAAGACAATGACGGAGGTTCATGGAGTGGTCGTGGTCGGAGGAGTGGTCGTCGAAGGAGTCGTTTCTGCGGCTGGTTCGGCAGCCGTCTTGGTCTTGTCGCTAACATTGCCGAAGGCAAAGCGGCTGATGAGCGACTCGAGGTCGACGGTCGACTCGGTGTCGCTGATCATCGCGCCGGATGGAAGCATTTCATCATCGGAGCCGGGAGAAAGCGCGAGGAACTTATCACCGATCAGTCCGCTCGTCTTGATCGAAGCGATGGAGTCGGTGGGGAGTTTGACGTCTTTACGCACGCTCAGTTCGACGACCGCACTGTAGTCCTCGGGATTGAGCTTGATGGAATCGACACGGCCCACCGGCACACCGGCGATGAGCACATTACTGCCGGGATTGAGACCACCGGCGTTGGTAAAGCGCGCCTTCAACGTGTAGGTGTCACCGCCCAGCATCGCGCCCGCGCCAATGCGCAGCGCGAGGTAGGCCACCGCGAGGAGGCCTGCGAGGACGAATACACCAACGATCAGTTCCAATCTGGACTGTTTCATAAATCTTCTCCCGACATTACGGTTTCACCACGACGGAGCGCCGCGATGGAGTCTCGCAGGCTCGCCGCGCTGTCGCGGAATGCGCACACGGTAGGATCGGCGGACCTGCTAAAGGCCTCCGGCGTTCCCTGAAATTGCATGCGACCTGAATCGAGCAAGGCAACCTGATCGCTGGCGACGAGCGCCTCGGGCAGATCGTGGGTCACGAGCACCGCGGTGAATCCGAACTGGCGCTGATACTTCACGATCATTTCAAACACCCGGTTGCGACGGATCGGATCAAGGCCGGCGGTCGGCTCGTCAAAGAGCACCAGTTCGGGACGCGTGACGATGGCACGGGCCAGGGCAAGGCGCTTTTGCATGCCTCCGGAAAGCTGCGCCGGGAAACGGTCTTTATGCTTTTCCAAGTCGAGTTGACGCAGCGCTTCGAGCGAGCGCTCGCGAATTTCCCGGTTGGGAATCTGCGTGGTCTGCTCGAGCGGAAGCGCCACGTTTTGCAGAGCCGTGAGTGAATCGAGCAACGCATTGCTCTGGAAAAGATAACTGCAGCGACGGCGAAATTCCACGCGCGACTCCGCGTCCTGGGCGTTGAGTGAATGGCCGTCGAAACAGATGTCACCCGCGTCCGGCCGCACGATGCCGGCGAGACATTTTAAG
This portion of the Rariglobus hedericola genome encodes:
- a CDS encoding ABC transporter substrate-binding protein, whose protein sequence is MNLRHCLSFATVVAVSLVSLPQARAAEAAEMLNTAVDEVMAIAYDKQASAAPLAERVRPVLEKYFNFETITRRAIGPGWRQFSAEQKTTATHLFTDLVIRTYANRFEAGERPGITYSKAIVPDPARPALRELPTTIDYAGKKYAVTYRVEQAGDSWRIYDVIIEGVSMIANWRSQLDPIFQKGGAAAVITALEKNLSQEPAK
- the mlaD gene encoding outer membrane lipid asymmetry maintenance protein MlaD, which encodes MKQSRLELIVGVFVLAGLLAVAYLALRIGAGAMLGGDTYTLKARFTNAGGLNPGSNVLIAGVPVGRVDSIKLNPEDYSAVVELSVRKDVKLPTDSIASIKTSGLIGDKFLALSPGSDDEMLPSGAMISDTESTVDLESLISRFAFGNVSDKTKTAAEPAAETTPSTTTPPTTTTP
- a CDS encoding ABC transporter ATP-binding protein, with the protein product MSTADTATGTDLFLDVRGLHKRFGENVVLAGVDLAVPRGSVVTVLGKSGTGKSVFLKCLAGIVRPDAGDICFDGHSLNAQDAESRVEFRRRCSYLFQSNALLDSLTALQNVALPLEQTTQIPNREIRERSLEALRQLDLEKHKDRFPAQLSGGMQKRLALARAIVTRPELVLFDEPTAGLDPIRRNRVFEMIVKYQRQFGFTAVLVTHDLPEALVASDQVALLDSGRMQFQGTPEAFSRSADPTVCAFRDSAASLRDSIAALRRGETVMSGEDL